The Arachis ipaensis cultivar K30076 chromosome B03, Araip1.1, whole genome shotgun sequence region ttattaaacatctataaaaagtaaacaaaaatacttttattaatcataaagtatttacttttttaatttatAGATAACTCCGTAATTTAAATAGTATTGTGTTCGCGATAATTTTTCAAGAGCTTCTACTTCTAATGGTACTTACAGCATTAGCAATGGAAGTTGGTTTGCCAATGGTGTTTTAAACATTGTAGAGGGGAAAAAATGAAAATTACCtctttttcataataataataataataataataactttttttttgctaATTTTTTAGTGAAGCAATTTTCTGGGATTTTCTAAAtaaaaaagtataggtagacaacaATATTGTTgaacaatgtgaataatgaagttaaaaaaataaattaatctcAAAATTAATTAATGGCATGAGTAATTAATAGGAAAAATTATTCTAAAGGACCGTTaggaagatttaattattaaaaaggactttTAATACCAAAATTATTAAGAAGGACCAAatctttttatataatatttaagAAGAAGAACCAAATCTTTTTATAAGGAAATAAATATATCTTTTACAATTTGAGATCACTCCATTTTACTTCTTTCTTCCATTTGAATACATTCTATTATCATCATCAGCTTCTTCAAATATAACTTTGATTGACTCGCAGTTCGTAACCCTCAAACAACTTAAATTCGacaatcttccaaccatattatGAGGAATCACATGGACCAATTCATCACATTTCTCAATGATCAGAGTGTATAGTTTGCCAAAAGAATTTTCATGAGTTTCAGAATTTCATATTTTGCACAAACTCTTTATGTTACCCAATTTGACAGTCTTCAAATTTGGAAAAATTGTAGGAAAAATTATTGTAAAGGACCGTTaggaagatttaattattaaaaaggacctttaatattaaaattattaagaaGGATCAAATCTTTTCCTAATGGTCCTTTACAATAATTTTCCCAAAATTGTATCCTGCTTTTGGTTCACAataactaattgaattagcaattATGCTAATATGCTAAATACATTTCCTGCGTTCAAAGTGCAAACAACTCATTTGAAATTCTTTTTTCCTTTCAAAAATCCTATCAAAGCTGTAGCTAAATGAGTCATTCACGGAAGGGTGTAGAAATTAATGTGTTGTATGGATATATgaatgtaaataaataattagtaatttAGGAAGATAAAAAGATTTGGTCCTTCTTAATAATTTTGATATTAAAGgtcatttttaataattaaatcttcctAACAGTCCTTTAGAATAATTTTCCCTAATTAATATCTAGTAATaactaaatttaaaatctattgttcatattgttcaaaaaaATCATTGGTTACTTAACATAACTCTTTTTAAAATACAGTTTAAGATTTAAATTATctactttttttaaataaaatacagtttaagatttaaattatctacttttttttttttaaggtgaATCTCTATGTGAAAATGAACGTAGCCCATAGTCGTAGAGTTGTATAAAGGGTTTTCTTTTTTTCGGTTTTTGTCAAAATTTGAACaaagcatttttttttaaatcatctgaaaccgttttttttttaatgacaaaaaaaaaaccattTTTTTTTTCCACAGAAACCCCTTCTCATGGTAAACTACTCTAAACAAAAATGCAAAATGTCACCAGTTAACAAATTTTATATGGATTCAATTCCTTATCATCTTTCCTGTTTCTATAATGATATTCAACACCTTTTTTGGTCGGAAATCATATTCAACACGTACATATTTAAATTTCAGTGTTTTTTTATATGGATAACTATCAATTTAAGAGTTTATACAAAAAATAACCTGGCATTTTACAGAGATGCATGCATAGGTCTTGAATGACAGCAAGCCATTAGGTTGTTAAATTAATAATCCTAACCTACATATACAAAAATGTGTACAACAAATGCAAGACCTATTGCAAGAATTGCTTATCATTGCTGCATCTGTATTCCTTTGGCTTTTGAAACTACATTTGTttgtttatgtgccacagaacaCATCAATTACATGCACATTTGATTCAACATCCTTAATCCAATTCATCAACTTCTTGTGAACGTCAAGGGAGACAAGATCCTTGCTCCTAAGTAACCGTACCAACTCCTCTACTTCCTCCATATCTCCTTTACTTTTCAAGTATTCAAAAATGGCAGCCAAAGATTCCCAAAATTGCATCCAGTGATGCCCCACTTCACAGACAGAAATGGCTTCTTTGATGTATTCAATAGCCATTGAAAAATTACCTTGTTCAATATACCCACATGAGAGATAGGACCAAGTCTTTAAATTTGGCTCTCCGTTGTTTATGATTGTCCAATCAACAACAGATTCAGCTGCCTCCATATTGCCCTTCTTGCTGTAAGCTCCAATAATCAAGTTTGGAATCCGAATATCAAAACCCAGATTTTTAGATTCCCAATTCTTAAATATATTCTCAGCACTTTCAAAGTCATCAAACTTAAGAACTGAAGCAATTACAGCTAAATAAGCTCTACTGTATAACTTCCCATCCGTTGTTAAAATTTTCCATAACCTCATCACTTCTTCTTTCTTGCCTATTGCTGCATATCGAGTCATAAGGAAAGTAAGGGCCACTCTCCTCTTTTTGTTAGTTATGAGCCTCTCTGATTTCTTTAAGACATTAAAAGCTTTATCAAAGAGTCCTTGTTTCCTATAACAATTGGCTGCAATAGCATAAACGGTCCAATCTAAATGCCAGTACTGAATCCAATTATGCTCTAACTGTGCGATAAGCTTGTCAATTCCTTCCGTATTAGAAGTGGCAGCATAAGCACTAATCAGGGTACCAAATGTATAGCTATTGAAATTAATACCCTCTTCTTGCATTTCACATACCAAATTTTCCAATTTGTCATAGTTCTGTGTTTGATAGTAGAGATTAAGCAAAACATTTCTTGACAAAATCGACCCTGCAAAACCCAAAGCTCTCATCTTCTCCATGATGCGCTCTGCACTACCCACATCCCTAGCATGAGCACAGCAATTAAGAAGAGAGCTGTAACATTCTCCAGTTCGTAAGTACTTTGGAATGCTATTAAAATAGAATTCTGCTTCTTCTAATCCATTAACTTTCCCAATCAAGTCTAGTCTTATCGCAAGATCTCCAGATTTATGTTTGGAAAACCCTTTCTCAAACATCCATGACAATACCTGTAGAGATGATTCATGTTACCCAATAGAAGGTAAATGAAAAGGCATAAAAAAGCCAACACACCTACCGACATGGGACAATGCAAAGTTTGTTGCTGTAATAGCAGAAGAATAAAGATAAGGCTATAGAAAGATCCCAAAACTTGAGAGAAAGAAGCATTATTTCGAATCTTAGTCACAAAATCAAATCGACCCACAACTCCCAGGGAATCAAAACAGAGATATACCATTCTTCTATCGTTGAACAAAGTTGTCAACTGAACACTGAGAAATGACACCCTAAAATGCAATTCATTAGTCATTTTTAACAAAGATTAGACCTTCAAAACACACCCCAGTGAACACTTTCAAAATTGTAATGTCTAATTCTTCTAATTCAAATCTCACTAATAATGCTCAAATTTCTTGTATATTCGCTCCAATTGAATATGCAGCTAGATAAAAATTTATCCTATACTATGATTGAAtagaagggaaaaaaaaaaaccacaaatttaaataatttaattaactaTTAAAAGTAATTAGTAGTAGCAAAAACAATACCTCGAGGGCGTTTCTATATCTTCTGCGTGATCTGAATTTCCTGATAACAGATAGGAGTCTGTTGTAGTTAACAGTTCCGCCACCTCTAATCCACTTCTCGATTATCGGAACCACCAAGGACGTCGATTCAGGAGCCGTGAAGATCCAACGGTATAAGTCGCGCAAAGGAAGCTTCTGGAAAAATGGTGTCCTCGGAACTGAAACGACGCCGCTTTGTTCCTTCTTGACTGTTAAGAGGTTGGAGGTGGCGGAGGGCTGTGAAGGAAGCGTAGGGGTTGCGAGAAACGAAAACCgttttataaattgaaatgatTTACGTGAAATGCTGAGGATTTGTGTAGCATAACTCATCTAATCTAAGAGCCTAGGAAGAAGGGTTATAGTGGAGAATTAGAAACATCTACAAAAGCTTGaggaagatgagagagagagagagagagagaggaataaGAAAGAGAACATGTTGGTACAGTTTAAAGGAACACTGAAGAACCGATGTGGCTGAGCAGAGGCTAGTATTGACGCCGGAGCTGGAGGAGGCAGTGTTGCGACGGCTGCGGCTGCAACCACGTTGATAAGCTTGGGTTTAGTTGATAAATTCATCCAAGTTGTTCAAGCTTCTCACCGATCTTGAATTTTTATTCATCCTTTAACAATTTCCGAATGCTCCATTCCTTCATATCAAAATAATCATCAGTCAAAATAagcataaataataaattaactcTACTGAAATTATAATTCATAACACTCATACAATGCACCCATCAATGGTTATGTCATTACTATCATCTAtgtgaaaaataaaatacaatacaATGAAACATCAACTGAAAAATAATGTAATATAGCAGGGGCAGCTGGACATATTCATAGCAGCAGCAAATAGCAAATAGCAAATAGTAAATAGCAAGCATTTGTGTAACAGATTTAACTCAAATTGAAGTCCATAAATTGAGAATACTCAAACACACTCAAATATACAATTAATCACATACTCAAATACAGAGAACACAAATGCGAAAGAGAAGACAAGAACACGCTGAAATATACCAAAAGCTTCATCAGAGCAGCAGAacttttcaataaaaattcatATAAAAACTTCATCAGAGCAGGTGAACTTTTCAATAAAAAATCATATAACTCCATACAATTTCATATAAAACTGCAACAAAAAAATATACACGAACGCGGAAGAGAAGACAAGCTgcgaaagagaagagaagagacgACAACAGAAACGTGAACAtggaggagaagagaagagaaacatTGGCTTGACAAGGATACACGAAATGAAAAACGTGCCTACGAAGATGAAGGTGTGACGGCGAGTAACCTTGGTCACGGTGGTCCGACGACGGTGACGCGGTGGTGGTACTGGTGGCGACGCCAGGGGCTTGGCTTCAACTGGAGCTCTTAGATGGTGACCTGTGATTGAGATTTGAGAGGAGAGGGAGGTGAGAAGAACAGAGATGCCCTGATTAGAAATAGCAAAAGGGTAAACTTAGAATTATAAATTCAGAATAATATTTTGGGCAGAAATTCGAACTGTTTTAACTGGTTTACTGGTTTATTTGTTCAACCAGTTTAACCGTGATTCAATTGGAAAACAAAATTGAGGAAAAACATgcaaaaattttaacaaagaaaagtaaaaatTATGAGATACATGGTGTATTTAGATTATAGTTTGCACTTTGCAAACATAAATTTGACCATGATTTTGTAATGCTGATTTTGATCGAAATTAGGTTGAATAGTTCAATATGAtttgttttgaaattttatttatcTCAAAAGTAGATATAATAATGTTGTTTGAATTGTATTgacaaaatttaattttgtttgtaaAATTATTCAAAGGTACTTATAAATTACAAACTTCAGAGTAAAAAGCAAAAACTCCTAACCACATTTTAGTGATGTAACTCACTGCATTACTTCGAAACATCTTCCCTTCACTCTCTTATATTTTCAGTCAAAGCTTTTCAACATGCGTGGGGATGTAGCTCAAATGGTAGAGCGCTCGCTTTGCATGCGAGAGGCACGGGGTTCGATCCCCCGCATCtccatatcttttttatttccatatttttttattaattgattttgtttttttaaatatattcatTCTAACAGGCATACACAGTTACGGAAAGCATGGGACTAATCACTAAAATCTTCACAGCAGTGTTAGTAGTTAATCTATAGTCTCCAAAGTTTCTTTGCAAATTCAAATCTCTAATCTCTAAAACCAAACCATAATCTGAAACAGGGTAAAAAGTGACTCCATATAACAATAGCTTCACATCTTTGTCCTGTATGCTGTATATTATCATTGAGTGCTATCGTAGAAGTAATCAAGTAACACATGTGTAAGTTAATGGTATTCATTACACAAATTGCACGTGCCTTCCCACAGCAAGTTGATGCATAATAACTATACAACATATGTTACTGATTCTTACACATTTTTCATTATTAGCAAGTGCTAATTGTTTCAATCTAGTTTGGATTAGAGAGCTTAAACAGATCCTCTCCTCATTTAGACCTACAAAAACTATATCCATATGATAACTATATACAAGGTTGCGCCAGGACTAGTTGCAGTCTCTCATGCAACCAACCCGACAGCCGACACCGGTTGTCCATAGGCCAATTATGTGAGAGCTTTCCCTTATGTGAGTCTATTATTCTCTTCAGTATCTTTTCTTTTGGGATTGGATTTTCGACTTCTTCGTATTGATCTCAAATGGGTTTGACTTGGAAACCATGAAATCCCCATCATCAATGAGTGACTCTTCAACTATCTCATAACCAGAATCTGGTACTAAGGagaataaaatatggttggagaATGCCCACTGTGAGACCAAACTGCCATTGGAGTTGAAAATAGGAAAAAGATTATTCTATGCGCAACAACAACATAGCCTTATTTTACTAAGTGAAAATgaactacatgaatcaaacgtcATTGTGTCCTAGTATGTATCATATTTGTAGCGAAAATGTTTACATATAACCTTACTTGACCACCTAATGGCTAATTCAAAGTCTTTTTGAACTTTTAAAAACACATTATGCTACGTTATATAGAAATATTTTTACACACTTTATACTATAAGTCTATAATAGTGCCGCATATTCTAAGCCTTCACGTTCCATTTCTATCTAAAGGAGCATGTCGAATTAACTCAACCATGTATGATCATATAACACTAATTGCTTTATGATCTAATAGTTAAAGCTTCCCAGAACCAATTATATCAAGCCTAGATTTTTCTTTCCACGTGTTGTGCAAACTCTCGAGTAAAAACACTTCTCACATCAGAATACACCTGAAAAAGTTGGCATCCATCCACAGCGGAATCATTTTTAACACTTCACCAAGTGCGTCATTTCAACATTTAGCTTAATGCTTTCTAACATTAGGTACTATTATGAATATGTCGTCATGAAGTGTTTTTCTACATCATATCTTTTCTGACTTGAGTTGTTCATCACATCAAAGAGACTAGCACAACACACATTaactcaaataaataaataaaataatcgtCGTGTATGTATGACAATAGATTTTGTAGATTACCTTCCCttcaagttaaaaaaaaaaaaggtggaaCATGTTTAGTAGTTGGTTTCATTGCTTATTGTGAAATTGAAATCTAAAATATTGGGTAAGTTATGACATTTGTACAAAGCACAAGCCCCCCAAATCTAAAGTTATCACATTCATACATAAATCATGCACAACATGCTGTCTAATCATCTTGTGATTAAACATGGAAAATGCCATGACAACCCTGAAGATAAGAaataacaaatatatttttttccaGAAGAAACAACCTCACGAAAAAGATGGATAAGGCAATGACTTTCATCATTTCATGCAAAGTTGAGTACTGTCATGCCACTGCGACAAAACGTATATGATTTGGTCATACCCTTCTACTCCAAAACTAATTAGGCTTTCATGGGCTCAGCACGTGGCCTCCATAATCCAAGCCTATATTTGTGTGCATATTTCAATATTAACTTCCTCTGCAAAACCAGAAACTAGGTTTAGAAAGTGAACTATACAATTGTACGTTTCAAGAACAAAAGAAATCAGTATTTCAATCATAACAAAAGGTAAAAAGTGGGTCATCTTAGTCCCAATTAATAAGTCCTAGGATTGACCGAATGAGAACAGTCTCACCACCCACCACCAAGGCACCAACAccgcagcagcagcaacaacacactcatccATCTTCTTCATTTCATCCCTACCTTCTTTCAGCCCTTAACCACAACTCCTTAAAATGTCAACTTGAAAGTTGTTATAACGTAATCTACAACAATTTTCAAAACCCCCCTCTCTTCCCTCCGTTTCCTTCCCTTCAAACATGAAACTCATAATAAACACACCCTTAATCTTTAGCTAGTGTATATGTAATATACAAGGTAGCGACAAAACCCAACCACGATATGATGAATCAGCATGATTGCATGAGTTAAGTGACAAAATTAGAAAAGTTAGCACGGGAGGTGGGCCCATagtgttaggaaattatttgatttcctaacttatttgtggcaatacatatattaattataatcacaaattatgctatttcaaattaaatgacttatataatgatgatctcatttattgttttaaatgctaattgaataagtcattattacttttgatttggaattaaatgagaataaaaccggatattatcttttgttccttagataattatctttttgaattttagatatattatcttttgggctttagatactattttatttgggcttaagggtttaatgggtgccatgctcaaatataaatagacctttaaggtttcggtccccaatataccaaaaCCGTCTTTGTTACTCTTTCAGCCACCTAGGAAtaagaaggctttggttgaggaagatcgaaagaaccacaagatccaaattctTTCATCAATTTTCTGAAAGGTACGCTTTCGCATTATGAGATATTTTTGGTGATTTAATATGGATGATCTGggatattgaaattaatttattccaacacaTAGGTCATCGGTCCAGAAGGAGAGAAAATCAGAATAAGTGCCAGATGGAGAAAGGGTATCGATAGTATGTTAATTCTCTTAAATTCCCCTCGTCTGTCTTTCACTTTCTGAAATTCTACCTCCCTATAAGTCCCACTCTTATCAGAATTCTTATCTTCTTGTTATTCTACAACATGAATGCAGGTTTGTCCAGTTCAATAGAATGGTGCAGGATGGTAACCTCAAGAAACTAATCTcaagcttatttacttttttccatttaTATATAACAGTTTA contains the following coding sequences:
- the LOC107630076 gene encoding pentatricopeptide repeat-containing protein At2g20710, mitochondrial-like — encoded protein: MSYATQILSISRKSFQFIKRFSFLATPTLPSQPSATSNLLTVKKEQSGVVSVPRTPFFQKLPLRDLYRWIFTAPESTSLVVPIIEKWIRGGGTVNYNRLLSVIRKFRSRRRYRNALEVLSWMFEKGFSKHKSGDLAIRLDLIGKVNGLEEAEFYFNSIPKYLRTGECYSSLLNCCAHARDVGSAERIMEKMRALGFAGSILSRNVLLNLYYQTQNYDKLENLVCEMQEEGINFNSYTFGTLISAYAATSNTEGIDKLIAQLEHNWIQYWHLDWTVYAIAANCYRKQGLFDKAFNVLKKSERLITNKKRRVALTFLMTRYAAIGKKEEVMRLWKILTTDGKLYSRAYLAVIASVLKFDDFESAENIFKNWESKNLGFDIRIPNLIIGAYSKKGNMEAAESVVDWTIINNGEPNLKTWSYLSCGYIEQGNFSMAIEYIKEAISVCEVGHHWMQFWESLAAIFEYLKSKGDMEEVEELVRLLRSKDLVSLDVHKKLMNWIKDVESNVHVIDVFCGT